The following are from one region of the Paenibacillus bovis genome:
- a CDS encoding DUF6470 family protein — translation MTSMPIVQIRQTPGRIGIETTPGSFSIRQPKADLQITTQKADLEIQQPKPELTIDQSRALAAYDGGSHLEMTKRLYSNVQQLFLQGLSQRMKDGERMREFYKPGNSLGEIMKSRSQNTPGFIEYRGAASSDNVDIQVERRDPIIEVTTHKPDIQVQINRPEIEYTRGNVNIYMQQYPSVQFIPPEIDTTM, via the coding sequence ATGACCTCCATGCCAATTGTACAAATCAGACAGACACCAGGGCGAATCGGAATCGAGACGACCCCTGGTTCTTTCTCCATTCGGCAGCCTAAAGCCGATCTTCAGATTACTACCCAAAAAGCCGATCTGGAGATACAGCAGCCCAAACCCGAACTGACGATTGATCAGAGCCGGGCATTGGCTGCTTATGATGGAGGAAGCCATCTGGAGATGACCAAGCGGCTGTATTCCAATGTACAGCAGCTGTTCCTGCAGGGATTAAGTCAGCGAATGAAAGATGGAGAACGTATGCGGGAATTCTATAAGCCGGGTAATTCACTGGGAGAGATTATGAAGTCACGTTCCCAAAACACTCCTGGATTTATAGAATATAGAGGAGCAGCATCATCCGATAATGTGGATATTCAAGTGGAACGCAGAGATCCTATCATCGAAGTGACGACGCATAAGCCGGATATTCAGGTCCAGATCAACCGTCCGGAAATTGAATATACAAGAGGTAATGTGAATATCTATATGCAGCAATACCC
- the flgL gene encoding flagellar hook-associated protein FlgL, which yields MLRVTNGMKNNQLLMNLNRNARAMQNTQEQMSTGMKINRPSDDPVGITYSLRYRADVASAQQYQKNVDSSISWLEYNDTVLTQTNDVMQKLRELTVQAANDTNPQSALDSINSEVSQLKEQFIDIANSQLNGKYIFNGQNYNEKPYQFPTGADGTQDITNGASIQTDTGTVNYMVGDNIKLPINTTGNDVFGQTGEVDNVFNLLNNISAALKSGDTKELTKQLANIDSRVGKVLTAQSQVGAKTNRVELMQARLGDMETNLTALQSKVEDADYAQLLVKSQTQENIYTASLSAGAKIISTTLVDFLR from the coding sequence ATGCTTAGAGTAACCAACGGAATGAAGAACAATCAGCTGCTCATGAACCTGAACCGAAACGCACGAGCAATGCAGAACACCCAGGAACAAATGTCGACCGGTATGAAGATCAACCGTCCTTCGGATGATCCAGTAGGTATCACGTATTCCCTGCGCTACCGTGCCGATGTAGCTTCGGCACAGCAGTACCAGAAGAATGTGGACAGCTCTATTTCATGGCTGGAATACAATGATACCGTATTGACCCAGACTAATGATGTTATGCAGAAGCTGCGCGAACTTACTGTACAGGCAGCCAATGACACCAACCCACAATCTGCCCTGGACAGTATTAACAGTGAGGTTTCCCAGCTAAAAGAGCAGTTTATCGATATTGCTAATAGCCAGCTAAATGGGAAATATATTTTCAATGGTCAGAATTATAATGAAAAACCATATCAGTTCCCTACAGGTGCAGATGGAACACAGGATATTACCAATGGTGCTTCCATACAAACCGATACCGGCACTGTGAATTATATGGTAGGCGATAATATCAAGCTGCCTATTAACACAACAGGTAATGATGTATTTGGACAGACGGGTGAAGTGGATAATGTATTCAACCTGCTGAATAATATTTCGGCTGCACTGAAAAGTGGAGATACCAAAGAACTGACAAAGCAGCTGGCTAATATTGACTCCCGTGTCGGAAAAGTTCTAACTGCTCAGTCTCAGGTAGGAGCCAAAACCAACCGGGTAGAATTGATGCAAGCTCGACTTGGTGATATGGAGACCAACCTTACCGCTTTGCAATCCAAAGTAGAAGATGCAGACTATGCGCAGTTATTGGTCAAATCCCAAACCCAGGAAAATATCTATACAGCTTCCTTGTCAGCAGGTGCCAAAATCATCTCTACAACGCTGGTTGATTTCCTGAGATAA
- the flgK gene encoding flagellar hook-associated protein FlgK, translating to MTSTFHSIETAKRSVITQSTALNTTGHNIANANTEGYSRQTVKMSATRPIEAPGFSHSTGAGQIGTGVEATQVVRVRELFLDGQFRQENATLNSWTTRADSLSKIEEIFQDPSETGFSAVLKNFWDSWSDLSKDPDSLTARSVVKENALALTDSMNQISKQLTDYASDLTANVTNTASEVQGYVNSIANLNQSIVKVEALGDDANDLRDQRDLFVDKLSALVNINVTDTAQGYNVTMGGQSLVQGYTPTTVDAAFLNNAYEGGTLTGGEVHGMILSRDSYVAGYTNQLNQLANTIANGEVQVTFPKGSVMPEGTVVQVVNSDGTKTEKTYTGANRTLTSDTNVIVKGINGLQQMGYSMDTDASGAAKTGVPFFTSSDNGTLTAGSITVNPDIVNNLNAIATSMRVDANGKVIKGNNDMALITSQLTGAKFNNADGTQSATINSFYSTMVGQLGVQAQEANRQSDNSTTIVTQIDSRRQSVSGVSVDEEMSNLLKFQHAYSAAARFMTTYDQLLDKLINSTGLVGR from the coding sequence GTGACATCTACATTCCATTCGATTGAAACGGCAAAACGGAGTGTCATTACGCAATCGACGGCACTCAATACCACAGGCCATAACATAGCGAACGCAAATACAGAAGGTTACTCGCGGCAAACTGTAAAAATGTCAGCTACCCGTCCAATTGAAGCTCCGGGATTCTCGCATTCCACAGGCGCTGGACAAATTGGTACCGGTGTAGAAGCCACACAGGTTGTTCGTGTTAGAGAATTATTCTTGGATGGTCAGTTCCGTCAGGAAAATGCGACGCTGAATAGCTGGACCACCCGGGCAGATTCTTTAAGTAAAATCGAAGAGATTTTTCAGGACCCTTCTGAAACTGGCTTTAGTGCCGTACTTAAGAACTTTTGGGATTCCTGGTCTGACCTCAGTAAAGATCCAGATAGCCTTACAGCTCGCAGCGTAGTCAAAGAGAACGCCCTCGCTTTAACCGATTCCATGAATCAGATCAGCAAGCAATTAACAGACTATGCTTCTGATTTGACTGCCAATGTTACCAATACCGCTTCTGAAGTGCAGGGGTATGTCAACTCCATCGCCAACTTAAACCAGTCTATTGTCAAAGTAGAAGCGCTCGGTGATGATGCCAACGATCTTCGAGATCAACGGGATCTGTTCGTTGATAAGCTGTCTGCTCTCGTGAATATCAATGTAACCGATACAGCCCAAGGCTATAACGTAACGATGGGTGGACAGAGTCTTGTACAGGGATATACTCCTACCACAGTAGACGCTGCTTTTTTAAATAATGCTTATGAAGGCGGTACGCTAACAGGTGGCGAAGTGCATGGCATGATCCTGTCGCGTGACTCTTATGTAGCCGGTTATACCAATCAGCTGAATCAGCTGGCCAATACTATTGCAAATGGCGAAGTGCAGGTAACGTTCCCTAAAGGCTCCGTGATGCCGGAAGGAACAGTAGTACAGGTTGTGAATTCAGATGGTACCAAAACAGAGAAAACCTATACAGGCGCCAACCGTACCCTGACTTCAGATACCAATGTTATTGTCAAAGGTATTAATGGTCTGCAGCAGATGGGATATTCCATGGATACAGATGCTAGTGGGGCAGCCAAAACAGGTGTTCCGTTCTTTACATCATCCGATAATGGTACGTTGACTGCAGGCAGTATTACCGTGAATCCGGATATCGTGAATAATCTTAATGCGATTGCCACATCGATGCGTGTAGATGCAAATGGCAAAGTGATCAAGGGTAATAACGATATGGCGCTGATTACTTCGCAATTAACAGGCGCCAAGTTCAATAATGCAGATGGAACACAGTCTGCAACCATCAATTCATTTTACAGTACTATGGTAGGCCAACTCGGTGTTCAGGCTCAGGAAGCTAATCGTCAATCAGACAACTCTACAACAATCGTGACACAGATCGATTCTCGCAGACAATCGGTAAGTGGTGTTTCTGTTGATGAAGAAATGAGTAACCTGCTCAAATTCCAACATGCTTACAGCGCAGCAGCACGTTTCATGACGACTTATGATCAACTGCTGGATAAGCTCATTAACTCCACTGGCTTGGTTGGAAGATAA
- a CDS encoding flagellar protein FlgN: protein MSLDNLVDVLNKLDVHHQQMIELGESKKSSIVANDVDGMIRVMNQESKLIKLIEQTEQERMQASYDFLKERGIKSQLNLTLTELARLVFDVEDKKRLLGIQSKLKSTLDRLKELNDLNQQLIQQSLDFIEFSLDVMVDKPEQDMVYQHPAAAQYGAGQRRGLFDTRG from the coding sequence ATGTCTTTAGACAACCTTGTCGACGTGCTGAATAAGCTGGACGTACATCATCAGCAAATGATCGAGCTAGGTGAAAGTAAAAAAAGCAGCATTGTTGCCAATGATGTGGATGGAATGATTCGAGTAATGAATCAGGAGTCCAAGCTCATCAAGCTGATTGAGCAAACTGAGCAGGAACGTATGCAGGCTTCCTATGATTTTCTAAAAGAGCGCGGAATCAAGTCGCAATTGAATCTTACGCTGACTGAATTGGCACGTCTGGTGTTCGATGTGGAAGATAAAAAAAGATTATTAGGCATTCAGTCTAAACTTAAATCCACATTGGACCGATTAAAAGAATTAAACGATCTTAATCAGCAGCTAATTCAACAGTCTTTGGATTTTATTGAATTCTCGCTGGATGTAATGGTTGATAAGCCTGAGCAAGATATGGTGTATCAGCATCCGGCAGCAGCCCAGTATGGTGCAGGGCAGCGCAGAGGACTGTTCGACACGCGCGGATAA
- the flgM gene encoding flagellar biosynthesis anti-sigma factor FlgM — MKINDTQRVNAINPYQRSAEAKSVTNDKKAGRKDEVSISPEAMEMLQANATQASANAERAQKIQSLKEQVAAGTYKVDAGALADKLLPFLKGTGN; from the coding sequence ATGAAAATTAACGATACTCAACGTGTAAACGCAATTAACCCATACCAAAGAAGTGCAGAAGCCAAATCCGTAACTAACGATAAAAAAGCAGGTCGTAAAGACGAAGTATCCATCTCGCCGGAAGCTATGGAAATGCTGCAAGCCAACGCCACTCAAGCATCTGCAAATGCAGAACGTGCACAAAAAATCCAAAGTCTGAAAGAGCAAGTAGCTGCAGGCACTTACAAAGTAGACGCTGGTGCCCTTGCTGACAAACTACTTCCTTTCTTAAAGGGAACGGGGAATTAA
- a CDS encoding TIGR03826 family flagellar region protein has product MNLANCPQCGKLYVANLRGMCGNCIKDIDQQYERCNQYLRENRGTTITELSEAVDVSIKQISTFIREGRISIANAPNMGYACEVCGTPIRENNMCEPCRTRLTKDIRNAYQDDAAAKETNNTSHGAYRIVDKYRNN; this is encoded by the coding sequence ATGAATTTAGCAAACTGCCCGCAATGCGGTAAATTATACGTGGCCAATCTCAGAGGAATGTGCGGAAACTGTATCAAGGATATCGATCAGCAATATGAGCGATGCAATCAGTATCTGCGCGAGAACAGAGGAACAACAATCACTGAACTGTCCGAAGCGGTAGACGTGTCCATCAAGCAAATTTCCACATTTATCCGTGAAGGACGCATCTCGATCGCGAATGCACCAAACATGGGCTATGCCTGCGAAGTATGCGGAACACCTATCCGTGAAAACAATATGTGCGAACCATGCCGTACCCGTCTTACCAAGGATATCCGTAATGCATATCAAGATGATGCAGCTGCCAAAGAAACCAATAACACCAGTCATGGTGCCTATCGAATTGTCGACAAATACCGCAATAACTAG